The Chiroxiphia lanceolata isolate bChiLan1 chromosome 3, bChiLan1.pri, whole genome shotgun sequence DNA segment TTTCACTCCATTTGGCAGTAGAACACAGTCAGCTGGGTAAGGGATTGCCCAACCTGGGGAGTCCTGAGCTTGGTTCAAAGAACACTCAGGTGTCTGTCGCCAGATCAAGTCTGTTAACTTGGGAACTCTGTAAAAGCAAAGATTTGGCTGACTTGCTGtagggctgagctgggctggcagtTGTGTAGCTTCATTCCTTGTACTCTAGCTGAGCTCATCAGCCCTGCTGGACCTGAATTGGTTTCTTTCCAGACGAGTTGAGTTACCTATGACCTACATAACCGAGAATTAATGGACTGAGATTTAATGGTGTTTGCCTCCAGTGTGATTGTGTGATTTTTGTGTTTACAACTGTATTTTGCCACTGGCATGTTGGCAAGTTTTGTGTCAGAACACGTCTGGCAGAGCAAGCAGCAAGTGAATTTATCCAGATAAATACAGTAAGAAGTGCAGAGTTGTCTACCCAGCTCAGTAGCACTTTCATGAGACTTCAGTGTCTGTGTTACCTTATTACAGATACAACCCTCTACATAGCATCCAAAATATGGCCCACTTGTATAAATCACTTCCTTAGCAAAATAAACTGGAAGGTATATTACGACTAAAAAGGGCAACAGATGCTATCAGCATCCCAAAGGGAATTTTCTACACAAATATCCATAAGGCTTAGAAACATCATATCCATCTTTAGCAGCTGAAGGAAGGGAGTTTGCTTTGTGCCTAAATTGCTGAGTCCTCTCTTAACCCTCATTGACATACCTTTGTCTGAGAGCGTGATTAGCATTGTGTTCCTTTTGTTCACATATTGTAAGGTGATGGTAATTAAAGATACCTGCTGAGGAGCAGTGGGGCTTCTCTCTCATGGTAGAAACAGTACTTAAAGCCTTGCTGTATTCATTGCAAACACTAGATAAAGTCCTGAATAATGTAAGCACACTGATGAGATTTACTACCCAAACAGGGCAGATGGTGACAGCTGTAGCTGCAGTCTGCACTGGTTGGTATCACGGGTAACTGGACCTTCACTTGCTCTCACATGAGTTCAGATATAAAAGGTGAAAGGCATCTCTGTGCATGAGTTTTGTAAGTGGAGAAATATATCTTGGTTGAcatatcttaaaaaataattggattCTTAATGATGGGCACTTATGTTATTATAAATTTTCATATCTTGATACTAATAATAAGTATGAAATTAGAAATGGCAGAAAGGCAAAGGAAGCCTTTTCAGAAGTTCTTGGTAATTCTGAggcttattaatttttttaatttcccaacCTCACTGAGGAAGGTTGGGTGCATTATTTGTTTTGGGATCCCTGTAGTGGACCCTGTTGCAGTTTATGGCTGAAGCTTACAGTCGGTACAGAGGTGATTGATTGATTGACTGCTAACCCTTTGTTAGtcattgtcatggtttgagatccccgaaaatccaattccctagtctaaaCCCCCTTCTACATCTCAACCTagtgtaagatgtgttttccagacaatcaCACGGACTCAGAAcgggggaaagggaatatattacaatgcactgtacaaaataaatgctGCAATACATTATttacaaccttagctatctctaccatgacataagtatttacaatggatcaaatctcttctcccttccaaataaaagtccaggaggggagaagaaaaaaagaccccTTCTAGTCTCTGAGCAGCAgtatcttctaaggcagcaggttcttcAGAGGAGCAGTGTGTCTCTCTCTCgtgcatgcagctgttgctggacctctgccagcacacacgaggggatATCCAagccccctcggccactcgtcttcTAAGCGagggtcttccgtgggctgtgttcaccccagacaaaggtcatTCCACTACAGTCATACCACGAAGCACAGGAGTCTCcatgacggtctggtatcttcaggagattcaagctccttgtAGTCCAAACTGCTAGCTTCTCTATAGCTGCAGCGAGGGAGGGCCCAAGGTCCACCTCCCACACAttccgtcctggctgagctctcgggacgactgagcttcttagctcttCTCGCAGGGCACGTCGCACTTCACCCCTCCTGTCTTGGACGTGAGGAGtttccaaggagtttggggggtctggttcagttcttacccccaaaactctgtctctctgctgctctctcctcagACAACTTTGTATCTTCCTTGGCTGCACgctgttttgctgcttctacagttcagttcttatctgttggcttttagccatagTCTCTGGACACTGCCGCTGCTTCTGCTgttgctctgtctctgctcactcacggtggagaaaacttATTTAGCTTCCAGCTgcaggcacctagcccagctttatgctgttccaggtccccgcagccccccactggggctgggggggggcccagcccccagtgggctgctgctgctgcttctcctcgtggctcctacaacatggctaccacTTCTACCACCCCAAACTATAACTTTCTCTTCCAGTCTGCTTGTGGTATGTTTATATTTCGCAGGAGCACAGATTGGTTCAAATCTCAAGTgtcaccaccctctgggggttaccactttcttAGCTTCAGGGGGGGAAACCTGGTTCAAACCACTACAGCCATGAATAGAGGGATCAACAAGATGCCCATATGCTGCTCCAAAGAGTGTATCCTAGACTGACATACACCTTCTCTGCTGAGGAAGTAGTGGCAGAAGGCAGCATAAGTCTCTCAACAGACTGGATTTGGCTTACCAGTTTGACAGCCCTTCTacagaggggagcagggggctTTTATCTGACTGCAACAGTCTCCATAGAATGGGGCCAGTTTCCCAGTTTCAAAGCAGTTGAAATCCAGGGCATAAAATGGTTTTGTGCTGTATTTTgggcttgggggtttttttttgtttgattttttttgtttggtttttttactgatGCTTATGTGAAGTTCATCTTAAACAGAGGGTCTAAATCACTGCTTATCAAATAAGCTTTTAGAATTGCTTAAGCAATTTGAAAGATTAATAGTTGTCAATAGAATGATTTCTAAGAGTGGTAAGAAGTCATATGGTCCCTTACATAACTTTTTTCTGCTTCGTGTTCTTTTAGCAGGAACCATCAAAAGACACTGGGAATATTTCTGTCAGCAGAGTAGAACAATgaaaatctctgaaaataaagaatctGACCAAAGCAATAAAGAAAGTGAGGCAACATTTGACTTTACGGTCATGTCCTACAATATTCTCTCACAGAATTTGTTGGAAGACAACTCTCACCTGTACAGACACTGCAGGCAACGATTGTTATTTTGGACATACAGATTTCCCAACATTCTACAAGAAATCAAACAGCTGGATGCAGATGTGAGTAGAAAATGAGCATGTGGATATTTCTTAAGAACTGATAAACTGGAGTAGCAAATTCTCCTTATATTGGGGTCTGGCAGAACACTTTGCTTTGGATTTGGttagtttggtttttgtttgttggttggagttttttgtttggttttgaggaCACGTTACTCGTTGTTAGTCTTAATCAGGAAATCAGGTCAGTAAACTTTTTGCTTCAGTCATTATTCAGACCAGCAAAAGTTCAGTGGTAGAATCCAACCTGTTTGTGCTAGAAAGCAGTACTGTAGTTGTATTagagaaaccacagaaaaacagccttgaaaaagtaaaaaatgcattaatgttAGTCCGTAGCCAGGAATCTGGAAATTAAAGTCTCCTTCACGCTcttcatttcttcctaataaaTTTATACatactgtatatatatacatgtatctTTACAGTGACATACCTTAGAGGGCTTTCTGGGAGGAGCATCAGGCAGAGGGACTTAGGTGAGGATCTGCCCGGTGCTATTAGAGGCAACAAGACAATTCTTCAGGAGAGAAGGGTTGGAGCTGTAGCCAGTCCCTCCAGCCAAGAGCAGTTCAGTTCAGGGTACTTGCTAAAGTCTGCAGAgccacagagcacagcactggggtAAAGAGGTGATGCCCTCTACTGCATGCACTAGTCATGGTGAGCAGCTGCTCTTAGACCCTGGTAGGTGCAGGTGCCCTTTCCACTGAAAAATTTCTTGCTAAAGCACATAGATTTTTAACTGTTTCATTGGTTTGAATTGTAACCTGAAAGTGAAGCAGAGACTTCAGAATGTTGCTTGAGGTTTGACTCTCCCTTGAGCCCTTGAATGAGCTAGTGTCAGCTGGGTGAGTGGAGTCTGTTGCTGCAGTTCAGCAAGCAGGGGTTACTTGTTACCCTTTGGGAACTCAGTCCTTCATCACAGTCCCAAGGTGGTTGTAAATCTGTGTCTTATGCAGTGTGCAGGGAGAAGGCTCAGAACTCTCCTAATAGAATATTTTGAGGTTGATCTTTGGTTCAGGTTCTTGTAATATGGAAGCTGCTTGTCCATTCTGTAGTGTGCCATTGGCTTCTTCATCCCACCACTCTAACACTTAGCCCTCCCCTTAACTGCTGAGAATGTATCAGCAGGTcattattttgattaaatttaATCTCACATCTGAAAATATATGTCTGAGAAAGGGTGGGGGAACTTGGAGCCCTCTTCATGATTTTGAGGAGCATTTTCTATAGGAGAGTGAATCCTATTGTGGGATTATGGAGTCAAAAAgcttctgatttatttattctaaTACCTATTCAGACTGGCCAACAAACATAGAGATATGCTATGGTAATATTTCGATGTacttaataatatattttaattgtaaactTTTGCCTTAGGTGCTCTGTTTACAAGAAGTCCAAGAAGACCACTATAGAACAGAGATCAAGTCAAGTTTGGAATCCCTGGGTATGATGAAACTCTTAGGACCAATACATTGTCTTCTCCCCTGCCCCAGTActattttcctaaaaaaaacctttcttaGATTATAGAATCAAGTCTACTATCCAGACTAAAGTGGAAAGAGCAACATGGTCtgaagctgggagagggaagtgGGAATCCCGTGTTCCAGCACTGGTGTGAACTTAGAGGTCAACTTGCCCCACTTTACTGAGGTTGTACTACATGAATTCATATGGTATGGgcaggacagagaagtatttcaaaatggcaaaaaaaactAGACATTGGttcaagatttaattttttttccttacatagATAAGATGTCATTTACATCTACGTTTCATCTCTACATAAAGTGAAGAAATTGGCAAATCACTATTTGTAGGTGGACTTGTTTGAACTCCAGTGCTGTCATTTGACAAGTTTCCCTGTTGAAAGCTTGCCACTTGCTGCTAACTGGATGATTGCATAATTTTGTAAATGTGTTCGAGACCTTTGTTCTAGGAATGATTTTAGACATTGATTTATGACTTAGAGTGATTAAGGTTTTTGATTGGAATGCTTCACTGGTATTATTCCTAAACCATTCTGGTAAACATCCAGAAAAATCTTCAATGCACAAGTCCACTTTTATGTGActtgtgtggggtttttttgttgttttgttttgagctTTTTCCACATGAAGAGAGAAGAACATGGCTGGTATCTTAATGTATGTAGATGCTTATACATCACAAAAGGTATTAGACCAGGCATCCTGTCCCGTCTCGCTTCAGTTTAGATAGGACAGAAAGacttttgtgttcatttttctgtgtgaacTTCATGTAGGCTTTGGTACTTCAGACTGAGTGTTGGCTGTCGTGAGAAAAGTAGCATGAGGTGttcctaatttttttgttttaaaatctctaTTTATACTAtggtattttatgtttttaattgcCTTTCTTGCAGGGTATCACTGTGAGTATAAAATGAGGACAGGCAGAAAACCCGATGGCTGCGCTATTTGCTTCAAAACTTCCAAATTTAGCCTGATTTCATCAAACCCCGTGGAATTCTTTCGCCGTGATATTCCACTCTTGGACAGGGACAACGTTGGACTGGTGTTGCTTTTGCAGCCTAGATTTCACTGTAAAACTAATGCTGCAATCTGTGTTGCCAACACACATCTGCTGTACAACCCCAGGCGAGGGGACATCAAACTGACCCAGCTGGCAATGCTCCTGGCAGAGATCGCGAGTGTCGCCCCTCAGAAGGGTGGTTCCTTCTGCCCAATTATCATCTGTGGTGACTTCAATTCTGTTCCTGGTTCTCCATTGTACAGATTTATAAAGGAAGGAAAGTTAAATTATGAAGGACTTGCTATAGGGAAGGTAGGCTATGCTTCTCActtctcaccaaaaaaaaaaaattgagaaatatTTGAGTGGTGCTAGCATGCGGTATCTCTGATTATTTCCATTGCAGTGCCTATCTTAGTGCCCTCTACACAGCCTTCAAAGCAAAAGTTACTGTGGAGTTACTTAAATAAGCTTGGGTATATTAACTGTGCCTTACAAAATACTGTTTCCACTTCCAGTGTTCTGAAAGGCAAAACTCAGCAACAGTTGTTCCTGAAATGTAGTTATCCACAGGATGATTGTATCACTATGTTTGTGTCCCAGTTTTTAAGCAGGGTAAAATAACTACTTAATCAAATACCTACTGTGGACTCCATTGGAGGATGACTCTTCCTTTAGGTAAACTTGGTGTCTGGAATAATTGTAAGAGCAGAAATGCAATTAGATGCTGAACCTCAACTGTTTTATGTTAAATGATGTCTTGTTGTGAGCTCTTGTATCTAGCTGTTGGATGTGTCACATGCTGTTTATCAGCAAGTAACTGGAATACATACAAtgagaaaacacaacaaaataataCCCCCACTGATGTTCTTTGCTAGTGGGAAGTTGTTTCAAGCCCCTCTTTGACTTGACTTGCTCCCAGAAGAATAAGCATCCTGAAGCTAAAGTGTCAGCTAGGGAGCTCTCTATGCTCAGCCAGTCCTGTCATGTTGCTAAAAATGTTCTTGGGTAGTCTCTCATTGTCACAAGAACTATCTGGAAAAACTGGGTAGCTGCAAAGAACTTGCAAAGCATAAACAAAGGGGATGTACCTAAAGGGTGGTATTTTTACAGGGATTTGGCAAGCCTTTATAAAAGATTTATTCTAAGGTgctgggtctttttttttttttgctttaaacttTACAAAAAATGTTCACTTATTTCAggtttgtttggggttctttattttttaagtaagaTTTCTGTCTAAAAAAAAGCTCATGTTGTCTTTCTCAGGTCTCTGGACAAGAACAGTTTCCAAGGGGACAAAGAATCTTATCTATCCCTATTTGGCCAAAAAAATTAGGTATTTCACAAAACTGtgtatatgaaataaaacagcaacaaaaagaagaaaatgcaggtCAGTTTCTGGGTTGACAAATTTTGTgaacctttaaaaatatcattcaGGTAGCACTGAAAACCAGATGTTCTCTTCTAGTGGGGAAAGAACAGTGAGTCTTGAGCTTGCAAAACTTACTTGTTGGGCTCATTGGAGTGTAAAGTGATTTATTCACATAAACATTTGCAAAGTTGAATCTTTAGAATATAATAGTTAGAAATTGCCATTCAGGACTTGATGCATAATATTTGAACTCCTGTATTTGCATCACGAAAGCCAGTTGTGCTGTGactgggaagagagagacaaaggAATGCGGCACATGTACTTAGTGTGAACCTACATTCTGCTTCAGTGTTTATATGTTATGGTGTTGGCACTTCACGGAGCAATTGGGAAAAGCAAGTGATTCCTTGTTGGATATTGCTATATTTGTCATCCACCGGTTTTTTCTTTgacagaaaaaacaattttaaatgaatGGGACATAATTTGAAAGAGTCTTTAGAGGGGATCTTACTAATGGAACAGAAGAATTCAATCCAGCCTTGTGAATTGTACCTTGCCTGCT contains these protein-coding regions:
- the ANGEL2 gene encoding protein angel homolog 2 isoform X1, whose amino-acid sequence is MLPRHVQRLGRDWITHWNGSQILALNSPVFSCMRWAGHYPPWASFPLPIPADFSANWRLPPFLGPWRQFQNSNWHLDNYTQSCCFHLPNPSMKPEGEEPLTKKRRLSGQHDTSASEDVSNEKEASCLSVAQNEEKHSSKKGTIKRHWEYFCQQSRTMKISENKESDQSNKESEATFDFTVMSYNILSQNLLEDNSHLYRHCRQRLLFWTYRFPNILQEIKQLDADVLCLQEVQEDHYRTEIKSSLESLGYHCEYKMRTGRKPDGCAICFKTSKFSLISSNPVEFFRRDIPLLDRDNVGLVLLLQPRFHCKTNAAICVANTHLLYNPRRGDIKLTQLAMLLAEIASVAPQKGGSFCPIIICGDFNSVPGSPLYRFIKEGKLNYEGLAIGKVSGQEQFPRGQRILSIPIWPKKLGISQNCVYEIKQQQKEENAGEKLEAAKLDNTQEIVVASEKLSSKLRHHFKLSSVYSHYLPETGVPEVTTCHSRSAVTVDYIFYSAANDDAAAQPGAEDSFHGGLKLLGRLALLTEKDLWTVNGLPNENNSSDHLPLLAEFRLIER
- the ANGEL2 gene encoding protein angel homolog 2 isoform X2 — its product is MKISENKESDQSNKESEATFDFTVMSYNILSQNLLEDNSHLYRHCRQRLLFWTYRFPNILQEIKQLDADVLCLQEVQEDHYRTEIKSSLESLGYHCEYKMRTGRKPDGCAICFKTSKFSLISSNPVEFFRRDIPLLDRDNVGLVLLLQPRFHCKTNAAICVANTHLLYNPRRGDIKLTQLAMLLAEIASVAPQKGGSFCPIIICGDFNSVPGSPLYRFIKEGKLNYEGLAIGKVSGQEQFPRGQRILSIPIWPKKLGISQNCVYEIKQQQKEENAGEKLEAAKLDNTQEIVVASEKLSSKLRHHFKLSSVYSHYLPETGVPEVTTCHSRSAVTVDYIFYSAANDDAAAQPGAEDSFHGGLKLLGRLALLTEKDLWTVNGLPNENNSSDHLPLLAEFRLIER